A single region of the Streptomyces sp. NBC_00236 genome encodes:
- a CDS encoding DMT family transporter: MISVLFAVLTALSNGAASVLQRRAASTAPDSDAMRLSLIGHLLRQKVWLAGIGLVIVAAVCQAVALATGPIAVVQPIFVIELPATLLMAGSVMRVRLPRPVWSGVAAVTFGLALGMASAAPGGGSARVHGAAWVPALILTGLFEAALIGAALATRGNPRAALLGLAAACAYALTAALMKDAMARLDEGGAAALFTSWQLYGTAVAGVGALFLLQNALQAGTLVAVQPCLTLGDALISILYGVTLFGEDLRTGWWVIPELLALGLIAVGCVALARSPLASGNATAPARARRVD; encoded by the coding sequence GTGATCAGCGTCCTGTTCGCCGTCCTGACCGCGCTCAGCAACGGTGCGGCCTCCGTCCTCCAGCGTCGTGCCGCGAGCACCGCCCCCGACAGCGACGCGATGCGGCTGTCCCTGATCGGCCATCTGCTGCGCCAGAAGGTGTGGTTGGCCGGCATCGGCCTGGTGATCGTCGCCGCCGTCTGCCAGGCCGTGGCGCTGGCCACCGGCCCCATCGCCGTGGTGCAGCCGATCTTCGTGATCGAACTGCCGGCGACGCTCCTGATGGCCGGCTCCGTGATGCGGGTGCGGCTGCCGCGGCCGGTGTGGTCCGGCGTGGCGGCCGTGACGTTCGGTCTGGCCCTCGGCATGGCGTCGGCCGCTCCGGGCGGGGGCAGCGCGAGGGTGCACGGGGCCGCGTGGGTGCCCGCGCTGATCCTGACCGGTCTGTTCGAGGCGGCGCTGATCGGGGCCGCTCTGGCCACCCGCGGCAATCCCCGGGCGGCGCTGCTGGGCCTGGCCGCCGCTTGTGCGTACGCGTTGACCGCAGCCCTGATGAAGGACGCCATGGCCCGGCTCGACGAGGGCGGGGCGGCGGCGCTGTTCACGTCCTGGCAGCTCTACGGCACCGCGGTGGCGGGCGTCGGCGCGTTGTTCCTGCTGCAGAACGCGCTGCAGGCGGGGACGCTGGTCGCGGTCCAGCCGTGTCTGACCCTGGGCGATGCCCTGATCAGCATCCTCTACGGGGTGACCCTGTTCGGCGAGGACCTGCGCACCGGCTGGTGGGTGATTCCGGAGCTGCTGGCGCTCGGCCTGATCGCCGTGGGCTGCGTGGCACTGGCGCGCTCGCCGCTGGCCTCCGGGAACGCGACGGCCCCGGCCCGTGCGCGGCGCGTCGACTGA
- a CDS encoding helix-turn-helix transcriptional regulator, whose translation MPESVDAVEMQAALLRLRRTSGLPVAFGGLLSDTRHARIAELNGAQTTALRGLVISAGSGLGGKSIALSRPCAVTDYHSSRHISHEYDLAVAAEGLRSVVAVPVVVRRKVRGVLYGALREPIGLGDRTFDAAVAAARDVEQALAVRDEVQQLLAVTREEVTDPRAVPGAWEDVREAHRELRALAPKVVDPALREELLAVCGRLAAAAGARAPRSRDVQLAPREVDVLACVAAGATNAVAADRLGLRPETVKGYLRAAMRKLGAHTRLEAVVAARRAGLLP comes from the coding sequence GTGCCGGAATCGGTCGATGCGGTCGAGATGCAAGCGGCGCTGCTGCGGCTGCGCCGGACGAGCGGGCTGCCCGTGGCGTTCGGCGGGCTGCTCTCCGACACCCGCCACGCCAGGATCGCGGAGCTCAACGGGGCACAGACCACGGCCCTGCGCGGACTCGTGATCTCGGCGGGAAGCGGCCTCGGCGGCAAGTCGATCGCCCTGTCCCGGCCGTGCGCGGTGACCGACTACCACTCCTCACGCCACATCAGCCACGAGTACGACCTGGCCGTGGCCGCGGAGGGCCTGCGCTCGGTGGTGGCCGTGCCCGTCGTCGTACGCCGCAAGGTGCGGGGCGTGCTGTACGGGGCGCTGCGCGAGCCCATCGGTCTGGGGGACCGTACGTTCGACGCGGCGGTCGCGGCGGCCCGCGACGTGGAGCAGGCGCTGGCCGTGCGCGACGAGGTGCAGCAGTTGCTCGCCGTCACCCGGGAGGAGGTCACCGACCCACGGGCGGTGCCCGGGGCGTGGGAGGACGTCCGGGAGGCGCACCGCGAGCTGCGCGCTCTCGCGCCCAAGGTCGTCGACCCGGCGCTGCGGGAGGAGTTGCTCGCGGTGTGCGGGCGGCTCGCCGCCGCGGCGGGTGCCCGGGCGCCCAGGTCTCGCGATGTCCAGCTGGCGCCGCGCGAGGTGGACGTCCTCGCCTGTGTCGCGGCGGGCGCCACGAACGCGGTGGCGGCGGACCGGCTCGGGCTGCGGCCGGAGACGGTGAAGGGGTATCTGCGCGCGGCGATGCGGAAGCTGGGCGCGCACACCCGGCTGGAGGCGGTCGTCGCGGCCCGGAGGGCGGGTCTGCTGCCGTAG
- a CDS encoding winged helix DNA-binding domain-containing protein, which yields MAVKKKTSAAQAPVLSPRALGRATLERQLLLRRTTMSAQDAVRHLVGLQAQNTKPPYYQLLARLEGFDPAELAGLMESRDLVRIVTLRSTIHTHTADDALTLRPLVQEARDRELRIFRKGLVGVDLDRLRDLSRQYVEEAPRTPKEIRERLLTEWPDADPQALSTAARCLLPLVQITPRGVWGKSGQVALTTAEHWLGRPSAPVPAPDGTVLRYLAAFGPASVKDMQSWAGLTRLREVFERLRPQLVTFRDENGVELFDLPDAPRPDEDTPAPPRFLPEFDNVLLGHADRTRVIPLPLKGRNGVGNQAYGTVLVDGFLAAVWRLESGAAGAPATVTVQELRPLTAAERDEVTDEAVALLSVMTKAATDGNVGDVRFASFVDFGD from the coding sequence ATGGCCGTCAAGAAGAAGACCTCAGCCGCCCAGGCTCCCGTGCTCTCGCCGCGGGCGCTGGGGCGCGCCACCCTGGAGCGCCAACTCCTGCTCCGTCGTACGACGATGAGCGCCCAGGACGCCGTACGCCATCTCGTGGGACTCCAGGCGCAGAACACCAAACCGCCGTACTACCAGCTCCTCGCCCGGCTGGAGGGCTTCGATCCGGCCGAACTCGCCGGGCTGATGGAGTCGCGCGACCTCGTCCGCATCGTCACCCTGCGCTCCACCATCCACACCCACACCGCCGACGACGCCCTGACCCTGCGGCCCCTCGTCCAGGAGGCCCGCGACCGGGAGCTCAGGATCTTCCGGAAGGGGCTGGTGGGCGTGGACCTGGACCGGCTGAGGGACCTCAGCAGGCAGTACGTCGAGGAGGCGCCCCGCACCCCGAAGGAGATCCGCGAAAGGCTGCTCACCGAGTGGCCGGACGCGGACCCGCAGGCGCTGAGCACGGCCGCGCGCTGTCTGCTGCCCCTCGTCCAGATCACCCCGCGCGGGGTGTGGGGCAAGAGCGGCCAGGTCGCCCTGACCACCGCGGAGCACTGGCTCGGCAGACCCTCCGCTCCGGTCCCCGCGCCCGACGGCACCGTGCTGCGCTACCTCGCCGCCTTCGGACCCGCCTCGGTCAAGGACATGCAGTCCTGGGCCGGGCTGACCCGGTTGCGCGAGGTCTTCGAACGGCTCCGCCCACAGCTGGTCACCTTCCGGGACGAGAACGGCGTCGAACTCTTCGACCTGCCCGACGCCCCGCGCCCCGACGAGGACACCCCCGCCCCGCCGCGCTTCCTGCCCGAGTTCGACAACGTCCTGCTCGGCCATGCGGACCGGACCCGGGTGATCCCGCTGCCGCTCAAGGGACGCAACGGGGTGGGAAACCAGGCGTACGGCACCGTGCTGGTCGACGGATTCCTCGCGGCCGTCTGGCGGCTGGAGTCCGGCGCGGCCGGTGCGCCGGCGACGGTCACCGTGCAGGAGCTGCGCCCGCTCACCGCGGCGGAGCGGGACGAGGTCACGGACGAGGCCGTGGCCCTGCTCTCCGTGATGACGAAGGCGGCCACCGACGGCAACGTCGGTGACGTCCGTTTCGCCTCGTTCGTCGACTTCGGCGACTGA
- a CDS encoding AMP-binding protein gives MSASSSTETFRAARDFLLRHREDYTAAYEGFRWPRSDHFNWALDWFDVIAEGNDRTALHIVEEDGGRTEVSFARMSARSNQAANWLRAQGVREGDRILVMLGNQTELWETALAAMKLRAVVIPATPLLGPVDLRDRVERGRVRHVLVRDADTAKFDEVPGEYTRISVGADTEGWISYTGADEQPETFTADRETDADEPLMLYFTSGTTASPKLVEHTHVSYPVGHLSTMYWIGLKPGDVHLNISSPGWAKHAWSNLFAPWSAEATVFIFNYTRFDAGRLMAEMDRSGVTSFCAPPTVWRMLIQADLSQLATPPREVVAAGEPLNPEVIETVRRAWGVTIRDGFGQTETAVQVANTPGQVLKAGSMGRPSPGFKVVLLDPVSGEPGAVEGEISLDLSGHPVGLMTGYHGDPDRTAEAMAGGYYRTGDIGARDVDGYITYVGRADDVFKASDYKISPFELESALLEHEAVAEAAVVPAPDPVRLSVPKAYIVLAEGWEPGPDTAKVLFAHSRAVLAPYKRVRRLEFAELPKTVSGKIRRIELRERTAQGGGTEYSEGDLT, from the coding sequence ATGTCGGCATCCAGCTCGACGGAGACGTTCCGGGCCGCCCGGGACTTCCTGCTCCGGCACCGCGAGGACTACACCGCGGCCTACGAGGGCTTCCGCTGGCCCCGCAGCGACCACTTCAACTGGGCGCTCGACTGGTTCGACGTCATCGCCGAGGGCAACGACCGCACTGCCCTGCACATCGTGGAGGAGGACGGCGGACGCACCGAGGTGTCCTTCGCCCGGATGTCCGCCCGCTCCAACCAGGCCGCGAACTGGCTGCGCGCCCAGGGGGTGCGCGAGGGCGACCGCATCCTCGTCATGCTCGGCAACCAGACCGAACTCTGGGAGACCGCGCTCGCCGCGATGAAGCTGCGCGCCGTCGTCATCCCGGCGACGCCGCTGCTGGGCCCCGTCGACCTGCGCGACCGGGTCGAGCGCGGCCGGGTCCGCCACGTCCTGGTCCGGGACGCCGACACCGCCAAGTTCGACGAGGTGCCCGGCGAGTACACCCGGATCTCCGTGGGCGCCGACACCGAGGGCTGGATCTCCTACACCGGGGCCGACGAACAGCCGGAGACCTTCACGGCGGACCGCGAGACCGACGCCGACGAACCCCTGATGCTCTACTTCACCTCGGGCACCACCGCCAGCCCCAAGCTCGTCGAGCACACCCACGTCTCCTACCCCGTGGGCCACTTGTCGACGATGTACTGGATCGGGCTCAAGCCCGGAGACGTCCACCTCAACATCTCCTCGCCCGGCTGGGCCAAGCACGCCTGGTCCAACCTCTTCGCCCCGTGGAGCGCCGAGGCGACCGTTTTCATCTTCAACTACACCCGCTTCGACGCCGGCCGGCTGATGGCCGAGATGGACCGCTCCGGCGTCACCAGCTTCTGCGCCCCGCCCACCGTCTGGCGCATGCTCATCCAGGCCGACCTCTCCCAGCTGGCGACCCCGCCGCGCGAGGTCGTCGCGGCGGGCGAACCGCTGAACCCCGAGGTCATCGAGACGGTCCGGCGTGCCTGGGGCGTCACGATCCGCGACGGCTTCGGCCAGACGGAGACCGCCGTCCAGGTCGCGAACACCCCCGGCCAGGTCCTCAAGGCCGGTTCGATGGGCCGCCCCAGCCCGGGCTTCAAGGTCGTCCTCCTCGACCCGGTCAGCGGGGAGCCCGGAGCCGTCGAGGGAGAGATCTCGCTCGACCTCTCGGGCCACCCGGTCGGCCTGATGACCGGATACCACGGCGACCCGGACCGCACCGCCGAGGCCATGGCGGGCGGCTACTACCGCACCGGCGACATCGGCGCCCGTGACGTCGACGGCTACATCACCTATGTCGGCCGCGCCGACGACGTCTTCAAGGCCTCCGACTACAAGATCTCCCCGTTCGAGCTGGAGAGCGCACTCCTGGAGCACGAGGCGGTCGCCGAGGCCGCCGTCGTACCGGCCCCCGACCCGGTGCGGCTCTCCGTCCCGAAGGCGTACATCGTGCTCGCCGAGGGCTGGGAGCCCGGACCGGACACCGCCAAGGTGCTCTTCGCCCACTCCCGGGCCGTGCTCGCCCCGTACAAGCGGGTCCGCAGGCTGGAGTTCGCCGAGCTGCCCAAGACCGTCTCGGGGAAGATCCGCCGCATCGAGCTGCGCGAGCGCACCGCCCAGGGCGGCGGCACCGAGTACAGCGAGGGGGACCTGACATGA
- a CDS encoding AMP-binding protein: MTEPSYAHGTGTTALLGDTIGRNLDRAVQAYPDREALVDVPSGRRWTYAEFGAAVDELARALMASGVDRGDRVGIWAVNCPEWVLVQYATARIGAVMVNINPAYRAHELEYVLQQAGISLLVASRAHRTSDYRALVDEVRANCPALRAVHYIGDRSWDELIAVSGSVTAGQLAAREAALSCDDPINIQYTSGTTGFPKGATLSHHNILNNGYFVGELVAYTEQDRICLPVPFYHCFGMVMGNLGATSHGACIVIPAPAFEAAAVLAAVEQERCTSLYGVPTMFIAELNLPAFSSYDLSSLRTGIMAGSPCPVEVMKRVVAEMHMDEVSICYGMTETSPVSTQTRRDDDLERRTGTVGRVMPHIEVKVVDPATGATLERGVSGELCVRGYSVMLGYWEQSERTAEVIDAGRWMHTGDLAVMREDGYVQIVGRIKDVIIRGGENVYPREVEEFLYRHPKIADVQVVGVADERYGEEILACVIPSDPADPPSLEEVKAFCAEQLAYYKVPRLLRIMETFPMTVSGKVRKIELRENYGR; encoded by the coding sequence ATGACCGAGCCGTCCTACGCCCACGGCACCGGCACCACCGCCCTGCTCGGCGACACCATCGGACGCAACCTCGACCGGGCGGTCCAGGCGTACCCGGACCGGGAGGCGCTCGTCGACGTACCGTCCGGGCGGCGCTGGACCTACGCCGAGTTCGGCGCGGCCGTCGACGAACTGGCCCGCGCGCTCATGGCCTCGGGCGTGGACCGGGGCGACCGGGTCGGCATCTGGGCGGTCAACTGCCCGGAGTGGGTGCTCGTCCAGTACGCGACCGCGCGCATCGGCGCCGTCATGGTCAACATCAACCCCGCCTACCGGGCACACGAGCTGGAGTACGTACTCCAGCAGGCCGGGATCTCCCTGCTGGTCGCCTCGCGTGCGCACCGCACCAGCGACTACCGGGCCCTGGTCGACGAGGTACGGGCGAACTGCCCCGCCCTGCGCGCCGTCCACTACATCGGCGACCGCTCCTGGGACGAGCTGATCGCCGTCTCCGGATCGGTGACTGCCGGGCAACTCGCCGCCCGCGAGGCCGCGTTGTCCTGCGACGACCCGATCAACATCCAGTACACCTCCGGCACGACGGGCTTCCCCAAGGGGGCCACCCTCTCCCACCACAACATCCTCAACAACGGCTACTTCGTCGGTGAGTTGGTCGCCTACACCGAACAGGACCGGATCTGTCTCCCGGTGCCCTTCTACCACTGCTTCGGCATGGTCATGGGCAACCTCGGCGCCACCTCCCACGGCGCCTGCATCGTGATCCCCGCGCCCGCCTTCGAGGCGGCAGCCGTGCTCGCCGCCGTCGAACAGGAGCGCTGCACCTCGCTGTACGGCGTCCCGACCATGTTCATCGCGGAGCTGAACCTCCCCGCCTTCTCCTCGTACGACCTCTCCTCGCTGCGCACCGGCATCATGGCCGGATCACCCTGCCCGGTCGAGGTGATGAAGCGGGTCGTCGCGGAGATGCACATGGACGAGGTGTCCATCTGCTACGGCATGACGGAGACCTCGCCGGTCTCCACCCAGACCCGTCGCGACGACGACCTGGAGCGGCGCACCGGCACGGTCGGCCGCGTGATGCCGCACATCGAGGTCAAGGTCGTCGACCCGGCGACCGGGGCGACGCTGGAGCGCGGTGTGTCGGGCGAACTGTGTGTCCGCGGCTACAGCGTGATGCTCGGCTACTGGGAGCAGTCCGAGCGGACCGCGGAGGTGATCGACGCGGGGCGCTGGATGCACACCGGGGACCTCGCGGTGATGCGCGAGGACGGCTATGTGCAGATCGTCGGCCGGATCAAGGACGTGATCATCCGGGGCGGTGAGAACGTCTATCCCCGGGAGGTCGAGGAGTTCCTCTACCGGCACCCGAAGATCGCCGACGTGCAGGTGGTGGGTGTCGCGGACGAGCGGTACGGCGAGGAGATCCTGGCCTGCGTCATTCCCTCGGACCCGGCCGATCCGCCGAGCCTGGAGGAGGTCAAGGCCTTCTGCGCCGAGCAGCTGGCGTACTACAAGGTGCCGCGCCTGCTCCGGATCATGGAGACCTTCCCGATGACGGTCAGCGGGAAGGTCCGCAAGATCGAACTGCGGGAGAACTACGGCCGGTAG
- a CDS encoding TerD family protein produces MITLKKEDGPADLDGVTHLSIGVSWDPTVGASGGLMGKLRQKKGTDLDLIAIAMQGAEPVRLAGLDSLDPLANGALVHSGDNQTGHGDGDDETVTVDFARVPPNITSIVFIAAAYKKHSSFQSARNISFKVYDATGGTTQQVADIWPSLLSNDNGCAVAKAMRVGGSWKLEVINETGKIKQGDEQALMRFAVSK; encoded by the coding sequence ATGATCACGTTGAAGAAGGAAGACGGCCCGGCGGATCTGGACGGGGTGACCCACCTGTCCATCGGGGTGTCCTGGGACCCCACGGTCGGTGCCAGTGGCGGACTGATGGGCAAGCTCCGTCAGAAGAAGGGCACCGACCTCGACCTGATCGCCATCGCGATGCAGGGCGCGGAGCCCGTCCGGCTGGCAGGCCTGGATTCCCTCGACCCGCTGGCCAACGGCGCGCTCGTGCACAGCGGCGACAACCAGACCGGGCACGGTGACGGTGACGACGAGACGGTGACCGTCGACTTCGCCCGGGTGCCGCCCAACATCACGTCCATCGTCTTCATCGCCGCCGCGTACAAGAAGCACAGCTCCTTCCAGAGCGCGCGCAACATCAGCTTCAAGGTGTACGACGCGACGGGCGGCACCACCCAGCAGGTCGCCGACATCTGGCCGAGCCTGCTCAGCAACGACAACGGCTGCGCCGTGGCGAAGGCCATGCGGGTCGGCGGCAGCTGGAAGCTTGAGGTGATCAACGAGACGGGGAAGATCAAGCAGGGCGACGAGCAGGCCCTGATGCGCTTCGCGGTCAGCAAGTAG